In Mycetocola zhujimingii, one DNA window encodes the following:
- a CDS encoding LLM class flavin-dependent oxidoreductase: protein MKLSVLDLVPVRSRQSSSDALAASIDLAKAADALGYTRYWVAEHHNMPSVASTNPAVIIGILAAHTDRIRVGSGGVMLPNHAPLVVAEQFALLEASAPGRIDLGLGRAPGSDPVVTAVLNRSGATSDVNQFPNYVSDIVSLLGPDGATVRLTSGTEYQLKSTPAATSVPDMWLLGSSDYSATLAASLGLPYVFAHHFAGHGAERALEIYRGQFQPSELLDAPRTFVTANIVVAPTASEAYALALPNLQHMARLRSNEPLGRLATVEEAANTTMSPMQDEFISASLGSWIIDEPVAAAQRVRELAKRFDVDEVMVSPGASAYDAESLTETPGRVQTLELLAQQLLAD from the coding sequence GTGAAACTCTCTGTTCTTGATCTTGTCCCCGTCCGTTCGCGGCAGTCGTCGTCCGACGCATTGGCCGCATCCATCGATCTGGCGAAAGCCGCGGATGCCCTTGGCTACACCCGTTATTGGGTTGCGGAACACCACAACATGCCGTCGGTCGCATCGACGAACCCGGCGGTCATCATCGGAATCCTGGCCGCGCACACCGACAGGATCCGCGTCGGCTCCGGCGGCGTAATGCTGCCCAACCACGCGCCCCTGGTTGTCGCCGAACAGTTCGCGCTGCTCGAAGCAAGCGCCCCCGGCCGGATCGACCTCGGACTCGGGCGTGCACCGGGAAGCGACCCGGTCGTCACCGCGGTCCTCAACCGCTCAGGCGCCACGAGTGACGTCAACCAGTTCCCGAACTATGTCTCAGACATCGTCTCCCTGCTTGGCCCGGATGGCGCAACGGTCCGGCTCACGAGCGGCACCGAGTACCAGCTCAAGTCGACGCCGGCCGCCACGAGCGTTCCGGACATGTGGTTGCTCGGCTCGAGCGACTACTCGGCGACTCTCGCCGCGTCGCTTGGCCTGCCATACGTCTTTGCCCACCACTTCGCGGGCCACGGTGCCGAACGCGCGCTCGAGATCTACCGCGGCCAGTTCCAGCCGTCGGAGCTTCTCGACGCGCCCCGCACCTTCGTGACGGCGAACATTGTCGTCGCGCCGACGGCATCCGAGGCCTATGCTCTTGCCCTGCCGAACCTGCAGCACATGGCGCGGCTCCGAAGCAATGAACCGCTCGGCAGGCTCGCGACGGTCGAGGAGGCCGCGAACACCACGATGAGCCCGATGCAGGACGAGTTCATCAGTGCTTCGCTCGGGTCCTGGATCATCGACGAACCGGTCGCGGCGGCACAGCGCGTCCGGGAGCTGGCGAAACGATTCGACGTCGACGAGGTGATGGTGTCTCCCGGAGCTTCGGCGTACGACGCCGAGAGCCTGACCGAGACGCCGGGCCGGGTTCAGACGCTCGAGTTGCTCGCGCAGCAACTGCTCGCAGACTGA
- a CDS encoding GNAT family N-acetyltransferase, translated as MHFERDLGDGYRLSLRTRATDEGMLRLIEKNLSRLRAWEPWALTDQTRETLGAFTQHQLEGFSRGTIVPTVVFRGDEMVGAASVALDRATRKAELGYWLDYEVEGKGIAFLACSALMEHLAEQGMRRVEIRTAASNERSCRLAERLGFEREGVVERALVLGEKRLDLAIYSLAIDSLTSDSA; from the coding sequence ATGCACTTCGAGCGCGATCTCGGCGACGGGTATCGGCTGAGCCTTCGCACGAGAGCGACCGATGAGGGGATGCTCCGCCTGATCGAGAAGAACCTCTCGCGGTTGAGAGCGTGGGAACCGTGGGCGCTCACGGATCAGACACGCGAGACTCTCGGGGCCTTCACGCAACATCAGCTCGAGGGCTTCTCCCGGGGAACCATCGTGCCGACCGTCGTTTTCAGGGGCGATGAGATGGTCGGTGCAGCTTCTGTGGCGCTGGACCGCGCGACGCGGAAGGCAGAACTTGGCTACTGGCTCGATTATGAGGTCGAAGGGAAGGGCATTGCGTTCCTGGCCTGCTCCGCGCTTATGGAACACCTCGCCGAGCAGGGCATGCGACGGGTCGAAATTCGCACGGCAGCCTCGAATGAGCGCAGTTGCCGACTTGCAGAGCGCCTGGGTTTTGAGCGCGAGGGTGTTGTGGAGCGGGCGCTCGTGCTCGGGGAGAAACGGCTCGACCTTGCGATCTACAGCCTCGCCATCGACAGTCTCACCAGCGACAGCGCGTGA
- a CDS encoding PaaI family thioesterase: protein MNILDAPESDGLTGLEQLKAMLAAGQRPSICETLGFDLVEVGRGSAVFEGTPGAHVLNPIGTVHGGFAAALLDSACGTAVHTRLSPTQGYTTLELKTSYHRPMTVDTGVVRAEANLISFGRRAAFASAALTDADGRVLATATSTLLVFEREA from the coding sequence ATGAATATTCTCGACGCACCCGAATCTGACGGCCTCACCGGCCTCGAGCAATTGAAGGCCATGCTGGCAGCGGGGCAGCGGCCGTCCATTTGCGAGACGCTCGGATTCGATCTCGTCGAGGTCGGTCGGGGCTCCGCGGTCTTCGAGGGCACGCCGGGAGCGCACGTGCTCAATCCGATCGGCACCGTCCACGGCGGATTCGCCGCCGCGTTGCTTGACTCCGCCTGTGGCACCGCGGTGCACACCCGCCTGTCACCGACGCAGGGGTACACCACGCTCGAACTCAAGACCTCGTATCACCGACCGATGACCGTCGACACAGGTGTGGTGCGCGCGGAAGCGAACCTCATTTCGTTCGGACGGCGGGCAGCGTTCGCGTCTGCAGCGCTGACGGATGCCGACGGCAGGGTGCTCGCGACGGCGACATCGACGCTGCTCGTGTTCGAGCGCGAGGCGTAG
- a CDS encoding adenine phosphoribosyltransferase, whose amino-acid sequence MSVSDLVLELSDTIPDFPKPGIVFRDLTPVFANADAFTAIIDDLAARFAGKYDAVAGLEARGFLLAAALAYAGHVPLVAIRKEGKLPGEVLSETYDLEYGTATFEIHPGQIVSGSRVLIVDDVLATGGSAVAATRLVERAGYVVGGIGVVLELDGLGGRDRLAEYELYSIVTEAAE is encoded by the coding sequence TTGAGCGTTTCAGACCTCGTTCTCGAGCTGAGCGACACGATCCCCGACTTTCCGAAGCCGGGGATCGTGTTTCGTGACCTCACTCCCGTCTTCGCCAACGCGGATGCCTTCACCGCGATCATCGATGACCTCGCCGCGCGATTCGCGGGGAAGTACGATGCGGTGGCCGGCCTCGAGGCCAGGGGCTTCCTGCTCGCCGCTGCATTGGCGTACGCCGGACACGTGCCGCTGGTCGCGATCCGCAAGGAAGGCAAACTTCCCGGTGAGGTGCTGTCGGAGACCTACGACCTCGAGTACGGGACGGCGACCTTCGAGATCCACCCGGGACAGATCGTGAGCGGGAGCCGGGTGCTCATTGTCGATGACGTCCTCGCGACCGGTGGAAGTGCCGTCGCTGCGACCCGGCTGGTCGAGCGCGCGGGCTACGTCGTCGGCGGAATCGGAGTGGTACTCGAGCTCGATGGACTCGGCGGCCGGGACCGGCTCGCGGAGTACGAGCTGTACTCGATAGTTACCGAAGCGGCTGAGTAA
- a CDS encoding DUF5302 domain-containing protein, which translates to MSSENPTPDADETAERAEETKRKFREALERKKAQSQGKGTDHLDGDSAIHGAHGPATHQRDFRRKTG; encoded by the coding sequence ATGAGTTCTGAGAATCCGACACCGGATGCCGATGAGACCGCAGAACGCGCCGAGGAAACGAAGCGCAAGTTCCGCGAGGCACTCGAACGCAAGAAGGCGCAGTCGCAGGGCAAGGGCACCGATCACCTCGACGGCGATTCAGCCATCCACGGTGCGCACGGGCCAGCGACGCACCAACGCGACTTCCGCAGGAAGACCGGCTAG
- a CDS encoding LLM class flavin-dependent oxidoreductase: MRCGIIILPQDPWHEAKRKWQGAEEFGFDSAWTYDHLSWRSLADEPWHATIPTLTAASVVTSRIRLGTIVASPNYRHPVPFAKDLATLDEISGGRFVLGVGAGGTGFDAFVLGDRELTPRERHERFAEFVSDLDALLRFELPDSGGVSFVGDWYTAVNARMVGAPAQSPRMPFVVAANGPKGMRVAAEYGSGWVTTGPDGEVGEDWWAAVATLGRRFEDAALSVGTDPLSVEKYLMIDSGGSYALDSAARFEDSVGRAAELGFSEVLTHWPRANGIYAGNESVLDDVAGLLPKLRG; encoded by the coding sequence ATGCGTTGTGGAATCATCATTCTTCCCCAGGACCCGTGGCACGAAGCGAAGCGCAAGTGGCAGGGCGCTGAGGAGTTCGGCTTTGATTCGGCGTGGACCTATGACCACCTCTCCTGGCGGAGTCTCGCCGATGAGCCGTGGCATGCCACGATCCCGACACTCACCGCCGCATCCGTCGTGACCAGCCGCATCCGTCTCGGGACGATCGTGGCGTCGCCGAACTATCGGCACCCTGTTCCGTTCGCGAAGGACCTGGCGACCCTTGATGAGATCTCGGGCGGGCGATTCGTGCTCGGTGTCGGCGCGGGTGGAACCGGGTTCGATGCGTTCGTGCTCGGTGATCGTGAACTCACCCCGCGGGAGCGCCACGAGCGATTCGCCGAGTTTGTCTCTGACCTCGACGCGCTGTTGCGGTTCGAACTTCCGGACAGCGGTGGAGTGAGTTTCGTGGGCGACTGGTACACCGCGGTGAACGCCCGGATGGTGGGAGCGCCAGCGCAGAGTCCGCGGATGCCGTTCGTGGTCGCGGCAAACGGTCCCAAGGGAATGCGCGTCGCTGCCGAGTACGGCTCAGGCTGGGTCACGACCGGACCCGACGGGGAGGTCGGCGAGGACTGGTGGGCGGCTGTCGCAACGCTCGGCAGGCGATTCGAGGATGCCGCGTTGTCTGTCGGCACCGACCCGCTGTCGGTCGAGAAGTACCTCATGATCGACTCGGGCGGCTCGTACGCGCTCGACAGCGCGGCCCGGTTCGAGGACAGCGTTGGGCGAGCAGCCGAGCTGGGATTCTCCGAGGTCCTGACGCACTGGCCACGGGCGAACGGGATCTACGCCGGGAACGAATCCGTGCTCGATGACGTCGCGGGACTGTTGCCTAAGCTGAGGGGATGA
- a CDS encoding protealysin inhibitor emfourin, which translates to MKVTVIRSGGFAGLSTRWEVRVDEQPDADSWLILLRNLPWDNQRPQPPQPDRYIYRIRLEPVPEARPEPKEAVIPEQSLTGGWRELVDRVRAFDPTPEQPRRTDRTGGTPNRF; encoded by the coding sequence ATGAAGGTGACGGTTATCCGGAGCGGCGGCTTCGCCGGGCTGAGCACGCGGTGGGAAGTGCGCGTCGACGAGCAGCCGGACGCAGATTCGTGGCTCATCCTGCTCCGAAATCTGCCATGGGACAACCAGCGCCCCCAACCGCCACAGCCCGACCGCTACATCTACCGGATCCGGCTGGAACCGGTACCTGAGGCCCGCCCTGAGCCCAAAGAGGCGGTCATCCCCGAGCAGTCCCTCACCGGCGGCTGGCGTGAACTCGTCGACAGGGTTCGCGCGTTCGATCCGACGCCGGAGCAGCCGAGGCGCACGGATCGTACCGGCGGCACACCGAACCGCTTCTAG
- a CDS encoding VOC family protein, with amino-acid sequence MDPRLHFLTVAAADLNAARRFYVDGLNWEPLVDVPGEIIFFQVGPGLVLGLYASRAFNRDLLLPGTAEPSGFTLSHNVDSPTLVDETIEALLRAGGTLLKRPQFAAFGGYHGHITDPNGVVWEIAHNPAWSIDETGAVLLGE; translated from the coding sequence ATGGATCCTCGCCTCCACTTCCTCACCGTCGCTGCCGCCGATCTCAACGCCGCCCGCCGCTTCTACGTCGATGGGCTCAACTGGGAACCGCTCGTCGACGTTCCCGGCGAGATCATCTTCTTCCAGGTCGGCCCCGGTCTCGTGCTCGGTCTCTACGCCTCCCGCGCGTTCAACCGGGATCTCCTGCTGCCCGGCACCGCCGAGCCATCCGGCTTCACGCTGTCGCACAATGTCGACAGCCCAACCCTTGTCGACGAAACCATCGAAGCGCTTCTCCGCGCGGGCGGAACGCTGCTGAAAAGGCCGCAGTTCGCGGCATTCGGCGGCTATCACGGCCATATCACCGATCCGAACGGAGTGGTGTGGGAGATCGCGCACAACCCGGCCTGGAGCATCGATGAGACGGGCGCCGTCCTCCTCGGCGAATGA
- a CDS encoding DUF1304 domain-containing protein, with translation MVILITIAATLSAAVHFLIFYWESIAWTRPAVWKRFGIRSAEDAQTTKAFAYNQGFYNLFLGIGALIGSIMYGIGRADAGFALGIFCVASMLAAAVVLVTSGKGRLPAAVIQGIFPLITVVLYITSWVTER, from the coding sequence ATGGTCATCCTCATCACGATCGCCGCGACCCTCTCCGCCGCGGTCCACTTCCTCATCTTCTATTGGGAATCAATCGCGTGGACGCGCCCCGCCGTGTGGAAGCGGTTCGGAATCAGAAGCGCTGAGGATGCACAGACCACCAAAGCGTTCGCGTACAACCAGGGCTTCTACAACCTCTTCCTCGGCATCGGTGCGCTCATCGGCTCGATCATGTACGGCATCGGCCGGGCAGACGCCGGTTTCGCACTGGGCATCTTCTGCGTCGCGAGCATGCTCGCCGCCGCAGTCGTGCTCGTGACGAGCGGGAAGGGTCGACTGCCCGCCGCGGTCATCCAGGGCATCTTCCCGCTCATCACGGTCGTGCTTTACATCACCAGCTGGGTGACGGAACGCTGA
- a CDS encoding MFS transporter, which produces MTLPPSSRLARLDALPFTKQHRKLLVGSGVGWALDAMDVGLISFVLAQLAVTWQLESTELSWIASAGFIGMAVGASLGGLLADRFGRRQVFAITLLVFGIATGAAALSWSLGVLIVLRFIVGLGLGAELPVASTYMSEFAPPRIRGRVIVLLEAFWAIGWTIAALIGYFIVPLSDNGWRWALFIGAIPAIYAVVVRFAMPESVRFLESRGRTAEAEATVRRFEISAGQATDAVSDAAGEREAAAERAGAATPHVKPRLTARAQVATLWALPHRIQTLALWVVWFCVNFSYYGAFVWLPSILVASGFSLVKSFEYTLIITLAQLPGYLVAAYLVEKWGRSKTLAVFLTGSAVSAVLFGLAGLEWQVIGAGMLLSFFNLGAWGALYAVTPELYPTELRATGSGWAAGVGRIASIIAPLLVPILTGVGGSVLLFSVFAAFFLIAAAAALALADKRGKALEEFVPAVAERV; this is translated from the coding sequence ATGACGTTACCTCCGAGCTCGCGGTTGGCGAGGCTTGACGCACTTCCGTTCACCAAACAGCACAGGAAGCTCCTGGTTGGATCCGGCGTTGGCTGGGCGCTTGATGCCATGGACGTCGGGTTGATCTCCTTCGTTCTCGCCCAGCTCGCCGTGACGTGGCAGCTCGAAAGCACAGAGCTGAGCTGGATTGCCTCGGCCGGGTTCATCGGCATGGCCGTCGGGGCAAGCCTCGGCGGCCTGCTCGCTGACCGGTTCGGTCGCAGGCAGGTCTTCGCGATCACGCTGCTGGTCTTCGGAATCGCCACAGGGGCGGCGGCGCTGTCCTGGTCGCTCGGCGTGCTCATCGTCCTCCGGTTCATCGTCGGCCTCGGTCTCGGCGCCGAGCTGCCTGTGGCGTCCACCTACATGTCCGAGTTCGCACCGCCACGCATCCGCGGACGCGTCATCGTGCTGCTCGAAGCGTTCTGGGCCATCGGCTGGACCATCGCGGCACTCATCGGCTACTTCATCGTGCCGCTGAGCGACAACGGCTGGCGCTGGGCACTCTTCATCGGAGCAATACCGGCGATCTACGCCGTTGTCGTGCGGTTCGCGATGCCGGAGTCCGTGCGCTTTCTCGAGTCGCGCGGTCGTACGGCCGAGGCCGAAGCGACGGTACGCCGGTTCGAGATCTCGGCTGGACAGGCGACGGATGCCGTCAGCGACGCGGCCGGCGAACGTGAGGCGGCGGCGGAGCGCGCTGGCGCTGCAACCCCGCACGTGAAGCCACGGCTCACCGCGCGGGCGCAGGTCGCGACGCTCTGGGCGCTGCCGCACCGCATCCAGACCCTCGCGCTGTGGGTCGTCTGGTTCTGCGTGAACTTCTCCTACTACGGAGCCTTCGTCTGGTTGCCGTCGATCCTCGTGGCATCCGGGTTCTCGCTCGTGAAGTCGTTCGAGTACACGCTCATCATCACGCTCGCCCAGTTGCCCGGCTATCTCGTCGCCGCCTACCTCGTCGAGAAGTGGGGCAGGAGCAAGACGCTCGCCGTCTTCCTGACCGGTTCGGCCGTTTCGGCCGTGCTCTTCGGCCTGGCTGGGCTCGAGTGGCAGGTGATCGGTGCTGGCATGCTGCTGTCGTTCTTCAACCTCGGGGCGTGGGGTGCGCTCTACGCTGTGACGCCGGAGCTGTACCCGACCGAACTGCGTGCAACAGGTTCGGGCTGGGCGGCAGGGGTCGGCCGGATCGCGTCGATCATCGCCCCGCTGCTTGTCCCGATCCTCACCGGGGTCGGCGGCAGTGTGCTGCTGTTCAGTGTGTTTGCGGCGTTCTTCCTGATCGCGGCGGCCGCAGCGCTTGCCCTCGCAGACAAGCGAGGCAAGGCGCTCGAGGAATTCGTGCCCGCCGTCGCCGAACGGGTGTGA
- a CDS encoding PrsW family intramembrane metalloprotease, whose protein sequence is MANEFPGGYRHTPDNRARGRDAASHQPLQIYTGSAYSTPGGFGQPTYAQPVAPESWVQPVWTQPVSRTPAVAIVGVIAVAVLALLLFSVLGYFVIFLGPAATLVGFLIALVPLAVVLWAIRWVDRWEPEPRLALLFGFLWGAAASVAIALIVGLTIEIAAMATTGQGTPTFLQAALQAPVVEETAKGIGVLILFFATRKHFTGPVDGLVYAAIVAAGFAFTENIQYFAVALVEGGLGELGATFFMRAILAPFAHVTFTALTGLAIGMAALRGGRMLIGWFILGLAGAIALHALWNGSLFVVSSLESYAMYYVLIQVPIFVILIVITILMRRHEARITAARLSEYAAAGWFVPAEVQMLASATGRRQAMSWARTLPGNKAGVMKQFINDATRLAFTRQRIITGRNDLVHRKTEQELLVAVAGDRQVLLGP, encoded by the coding sequence ATGGCGAACGAGTTTCCTGGCGGTTACCGGCACACTCCAGACAATCGAGCGCGCGGCCGGGATGCAGCGAGTCATCAGCCGCTGCAGATCTACACCGGCTCCGCATACTCCACGCCGGGCGGATTCGGCCAGCCGACCTACGCCCAGCCGGTCGCTCCGGAGTCCTGGGTGCAGCCGGTGTGGACGCAGCCCGTATCGCGTACGCCGGCCGTAGCCATCGTGGGCGTTATCGCCGTTGCGGTCCTGGCCCTCCTGCTCTTCTCTGTGCTCGGCTACTTCGTGATCTTCCTCGGGCCCGCCGCGACGCTCGTCGGCTTTCTGATCGCCCTCGTTCCGCTCGCTGTCGTGCTCTGGGCGATCCGCTGGGTCGACAGGTGGGAACCGGAACCCCGACTCGCGCTGTTGTTCGGCTTCCTGTGGGGGGCCGCTGCGTCGGTCGCAATCGCCCTCATCGTCGGTCTCACCATCGAAATTGCCGCGATGGCCACGACAGGACAGGGGACCCCGACGTTCCTCCAGGCCGCCCTGCAGGCACCGGTGGTCGAAGAGACGGCCAAGGGCATCGGCGTTCTCATTCTGTTCTTCGCGACGCGCAAGCATTTCACCGGTCCCGTCGACGGGCTGGTGTACGCAGCGATCGTCGCCGCCGGGTTCGCGTTCACCGAGAACATCCAGTACTTCGCCGTCGCCCTCGTCGAGGGAGGCCTCGGCGAACTCGGTGCCACATTCTTCATGCGCGCGATCCTCGCGCCATTCGCCCACGTCACCTTCACCGCTCTCACGGGACTTGCGATCGGCATGGCGGCATTGCGCGGTGGCCGGATGCTGATCGGCTGGTTCATTCTGGGACTCGCTGGTGCGATCGCCCTGCACGCGCTGTGGAACGGGTCGCTCTTCGTGGTCAGTTCGCTGGAGTCGTATGCCATGTACTACGTACTCATCCAGGTGCCGATTTTCGTGATTCTCATTGTGATCACCATCCTGATGCGCCGGCACGAGGCCCGGATCACCGCGGCGAGACTCAGCGAATATGCTGCCGCCGGGTGGTTCGTTCCAGCGGAAGTGCAGATGCTCGCGTCAGCGACAGGGCGCAGGCAGGCCATGTCGTGGGCTCGCACGCTGCCGGGAAACAAGGCGGGCGTCATGAAGCAGTTCATCAACGACGCCACCCGGCTCGCATTCACCAGGCAGCGGATCATCACGGGGCGGAACGACCTCGTTCACCGCAAAACGGAGCAGGAACTCCTTGTCGCTGTTGCCGGTGACCGCCAGGTGCTGCTCGGGCCGTAA
- a CDS encoding FKBP-type peptidyl-prolyl cis-trans isomerase, translating into MTESQNTKPEIDAPEGPAPSELEIVDITVGEGDEAKSSSTVNVHYLGVSYDTGEEFDSSWSRGEPINFPLSNLIRGWQEGIPGMKVGGRRKLTVPPALAYGAAGSGHPLSGQTLVFVIDLLGVK; encoded by the coding sequence ATGACCGAATCGCAGAACACCAAGCCCGAAATTGACGCACCGGAGGGCCCAGCTCCCTCCGAACTCGAGATCGTCGACATCACCGTCGGCGAAGGAGACGAAGCCAAGAGCTCGTCGACAGTCAACGTGCACTACCTCGGCGTCAGCTATGACACCGGTGAAGAGTTCGACTCATCATGGAGCCGTGGCGAACCCATCAACTTCCCGCTGTCTAACCTCATCCGTGGCTGGCAGGAAGGCATCCCCGGCATGAAGGTCGGCGGTCGTCGCAAGCTCACCGTTCCGCCCGCCCTGGCGTACGGCGCCGCAGGAAGCGGACACCCGCTCTCCGGCCAGACCCTCGTCTTCGTCATCGACCTGCTTGGCGTGAAGTAA
- a CDS encoding M4 family metallopeptidase yields the protein MSTHTDSPRCFIVPPYLLTHLAQLEDPRLAHAASAAQRALAAASQIRAVRRGEPAPPRQSMRGTDAVRRQASAPGRPERYISDAEGTEELPGRLVRSEGEPPTPDESVNEAYDGLGETYSLFWEAFSRNSIDGEGIPLAATVHFGEAYDNAFWDGTQMVFGDGDGQVFVGFTSSLSVIGHELTHGVTQYTANLVYSGQSGALNESVSDVFGALVEQHSRGQSADEASWLIGEGIFSAEVEGQALRSMKAPGTAYDDDVLGKDPQPADMSGYIETEDDYGGVHLNSGIPNRAFYLAATAIGGNAWEAPGQIWYETLTTEVKANADFREFAEATVAVASRLFGDDSRETSAVRTAWQTVGVTA from the coding sequence ATGAGCACTCACACCGACTCCCCTCGCTGCTTCATAGTGCCGCCGTATCTCCTCACCCACCTGGCGCAGCTCGAAGACCCACGGCTCGCCCACGCGGCGAGTGCGGCGCAGCGTGCGCTCGCAGCCGCGTCGCAGATCCGTGCGGTGCGGAGGGGTGAACCGGCTCCCCCGCGGCAGTCGATGCGGGGTACAGACGCCGTGCGGCGGCAGGCATCAGCTCCCGGTCGGCCTGAGCGATACATCTCGGATGCCGAGGGCACAGAAGAGCTGCCCGGTCGCCTCGTCCGTTCGGAGGGTGAGCCGCCGACACCCGACGAGAGCGTCAACGAGGCATACGACGGACTCGGCGAAACTTACTCCCTGTTCTGGGAGGCATTCTCCCGGAACTCCATCGACGGCGAGGGCATCCCGCTCGCCGCAACCGTGCACTTCGGCGAGGCGTACGACAACGCGTTCTGGGACGGAACCCAGATGGTCTTCGGCGACGGCGACGGCCAGGTGTTCGTCGGGTTCACCAGTTCGCTCAGTGTGATCGGGCACGAGCTCACACACGGCGTCACCCAGTACACGGCAAACCTGGTCTACTCCGGGCAGTCCGGAGCTCTCAATGAGTCAGTGTCCGACGTGTTCGGCGCGCTCGTCGAGCAGCACTCTCGCGGCCAGAGTGCCGACGAGGCCAGCTGGCTCATCGGCGAGGGGATCTTCTCCGCCGAGGTCGAGGGCCAGGCACTTCGTTCAATGAAGGCGCCGGGCACCGCGTACGACGACGATGTCCTCGGCAAGGATCCGCAACCGGCGGACATGAGCGGGTACATCGAAACCGAAGACGATTACGGCGGAGTCCACCTGAACTCCGGAATCCCCAATCGAGCGTTTTACCTCGCCGCGACCGCCATCGGCGGCAACGCGTGGGAGGCCCCGGGTCAGATCTGGTACGAAACCCTGACCACCGAGGTCAAAGCCAACGCCGATTTTCGGGAGTTTGCCGAGGCAACGGTTGCCGTCGCATCCCGCCTCTTCGGAGACGACTCCCGCGAAACATCCGCCGTTCGCACCGCCTGGCAGACGGTAGGTGTCACCGCATAA
- a CDS encoding Lrp/AsnC family transcriptional regulator, with amino-acid sequence MESKKPPLDSTDRALLRALSSNARASGSQLAADLGLAESTVSLRLRRLHQSGHIVGYHADIDLAVLGAPLQALIAVQLAQHNRADIQKFRREAPTWPGVLSMFHMGGRDDYLMHVAARSTADLREFVVQYLTGHPAVAHTETNLVFEHAAGTGWQQLLA; translated from the coding sequence ATGGAATCGAAGAAACCCCCACTCGACAGCACCGATCGTGCACTTCTGCGCGCACTGTCGAGCAACGCCCGTGCGTCGGGTTCGCAGCTGGCCGCTGACCTCGGTCTTGCCGAGTCGACAGTGTCGCTCCGCTTGCGGCGACTGCACCAGTCCGGTCACATCGTCGGGTACCACGCCGATATCGACCTTGCGGTGCTCGGTGCACCGCTCCAGGCGCTCATCGCCGTTCAGCTTGCCCAGCACAACAGGGCGGACATCCAGAAGTTCCGCCGCGAGGCGCCGACCTGGCCCGGGGTGCTCTCGATGTTCCATATGGGCGGACGAGACGACTATCTGATGCACGTCGCGGCGCGCAGCACCGCGGACCTCAGGGAGTTCGTCGTCCAGTACCTCACCGGCCACCCCGCCGTCGCGCACACCGAGACGAACCTCGTCTTCGAGCACGCCGCGGGAACCGGCTGGCAGCAGCTTCTCGCCTGA